The DNA region GCTAGCCAGTCAGCAGCAAATTATACCCGTAATGCGCAAGTTACTGATCGAAGAGGGACAGGAGAAGGTTGGAGTTTAGGCTTGAATATTTCACCATTTAAAAGTAATGGTACAGCTCTTAGAGGAATGACTATGTCTATACCAGTCTCAGTTAGCCCTGTGAATGGGAATGCCTCAAATGCTCCCAGCATAGTAAACAATATACAAGGTATTGTTGACACAACTAATGGTCTCGATGCAGGTCCGATTGTAGTTGCTGAGTCAGGTGAGGGACTAGGAACTTGGGTCACAGAATTTCAAAATGCAGAAGTTACAATAAGTGATGGAAATGTTGCTGGAGCCTATCACAGTACGTTTACATGGTCATTATCAGCATTACCAGTTGGCGAATAGGAACTAAGGAGCAGAAGAGACATAACAAGTATTAAAACTAAGGAGATGGAGGATGAAAATGTTGAAACGTATGTTACTGGGAATCCTATTGTCAATACCTTTTTTTTCATGGGGATTTCAGTCTGAAGCATCTACCAATATTCCTGATAGAGTTTCACTTGATGGGATATTTACGTCCGATGTAGGTGTTTCAGGTAATTCTGCTACTGTAGTTGATGATACAGCAATCATCACTAATGGTTCTGCTAATCAAGTTGGAGCATTATGGAGTACACCAGAGAATTTGTTAGACTTTACACAGGATTTTAATATGGTTTCATATGTAAATCAAGGAGCTGCAGCTGCAGCTTCTGGTGATGGATTAGTATTTCTGTTAAAAAGTGCTGGTAATACCTTTACTTCGTCTGGTGCTGCAATGGGTGCTCTGGGAGAGAACAGATATCAAGGTGCTCTGGGCATACCTAATTCGATTGGGATTGAATTCGATTTATATGGTAATAAAGCTTCTGCAGATGGCTTTTTTGATAATGGAATTACTGGTCCATTTAATAATAATCACATAGCAGTCGTATATCCAGGAACCTCGACGGGGTATACGGATAACTTTAATATATTTGGTTCTACACGTTATGTTAACCATCATTCATTAATCACAAATGTAAATTTAGCGAGTGGAAATTGGACAAGGTTAGAATTGAATTGGAAGGCGAATGAACAAGATTATACAAAAGGAATATTGACTTTTAAAATAAATGATCAGGAACCTATACAAATTAGCCCAGAATATTTAAATTCTCAAATATTTCAAAATGGATTAAGCTCAGAAGCTTTTTGGGGATTTACAGGTTCAACTGGACCAACCTATAAAGCAGACCAGCGAGTGATTTTTGAAAGAGTTCCTGGTTTAGTAAATGCAGACACATCCATTAGAATGTTTGATGGAAATGGACAAGAAATCCTTGAAAACGGGACAGTCAATGGTGGTTCTGAAGTGACAATTGCTATTGAAGCTGAATGGCTGAGTGGTAAACAGAATTGGACAGACATTGATTTAACTACAATTATTCCAAATGGAATGAATTTGGTTGAGAATACGACTAAAGTCAATGATGAAATAATCGAAGATAGTCTTATTTGGGCAGACAACAGCTTAAACATTCCATCAGGGATTATTCCTAATTTAGGAGAACACAATAATAATCCAACAAACAAAGCTTCTATTACATTTAAAGCAAAGATTATTAACGATGATTTTTACTCACAGAGTATAACTAGTAGGTTGGCTGGACGAAATGCAGTTTATGAATCAGTTCCTTTCAATTTTAATGTAGCCGATGTCACTATTGAAGCAAAAATTCTTTCTCATCAAAATGATGAAGTTATCCTTGACAACGATATCGATTCTTTTTTAGTAGAGTTTGGCTGGACCAATGAGAATAGTCTGTTGTTAACCCACTCTATACAACTGGAGCAAAATGGACAGTTTGAGCTGATCAAAGAATTTGAAGGGACAGAGATAGAAGTAAGTGGTAGTTTTACATATGATATATTTGAAAGTTTTCTTCAACTACCTTATGGCCAATTTAACCTTCATTACAATGTGACAAATCAAGAAACAGGAGCAACTTCTTCGGCCAAAATCGCATTATACAAACAGAATGCACCAACAGTATCTATTTCGCCTTTAGAAAACCAGTCAATCTTTACTGTTGGAGAAAGGATACCTTTAAACGTATCGATTTCAGATCGTGATAGTGAATCAATTAGGCTTTTCGGAAAACTATCGAATAATGAATTGATTGATTTTGGTATATATCAGCTGTCACAGTTAGAAGAAAAAGATGTAGCATTGGAGGTTGATACATCAAATTTAGAGTTTGGGAAATATACTTTTGAACTTTGGGGTGTAGATGCTGAAGAAAATGAATCGGATATTGCTAGATTGAATGATCTATTTATTCAAGGTACATTATCAATTACATCATTTCCCTCTTCTTTTAATAGTGGTCCTATTAAAATTGGAGGTGGTGATGTAAAGGTGGAAGATATGAGTCCTGTCACTGTTTTGGATCAACGTCTATTTAATGAAGAATGGAAATTACAAGTGAATTTAGTAGGTTCAAACTTTGTTAATAAAAATAATGTAACAAGTCAAAATTATTTTGCGCATGACTCTTTTTTATACTATAAAATCAATGGAGAAAAATTTTCGATAACAACTACTCCCACTGATATTTTACAGAGTAAAGAGGATGCAGATGGTGAGTACACTTTGGATCAGGAGGGAGAAAATGGATTCTATATTAACCCAACTAATTCAATGATTCAAGGAACTTATGAGGGAACCCTTAATTGGAACTTGATTTCAGCACCCATATAGGGGACTGGGACATAACTCTACGAGTTACAACCCAGTCCCTTTAAAAACAAATAAACGGTGGAAGCAGAAGTAACTTCTTCGAAAATAAGCTGAACACTTTTGTCGTATCCTCCTATATGTGATTTTGGATCCAAGAAGTATAGAAGTTTTTGATTTTGGCTAGTTGTTCTTCTGTAGGAAAGACAGAACAACAGAGAACATTGCTATATTTTTTCGCAAGAAGAGGTTGATTAGTTAATATTAAATCATATGTTTTGAAGTTTTGTCGGATAATGGAGCTCTGTTTTTCATAGAGCACTGTTATTGATAATTTTTCTGAAAAATGTTCTTTGAGGAATTGTTTCATCCAATAATTATGATCTATATCTGTATAAAAATAGATACCAACATTCATTTTAGGATTGAACTTGTATAAAGCTTTCTGAAGCTCAATCCAGTTCAATAGTAAGTAATACACAAATTCATGAGCTTTTTCTAAATGTGTATATGACAAAAGTTCATTTACTTTATTCTTTATTGAGTTGAAAAAAGAAGGATAATAGTCTGTCATGGCATTTAAAAAAAATTTGTATCTTGAAAAAAGAACAAATTCCATACCGTAGGTAAGGGTTGTAAAATTATATAAAGTTAATAAAAGATTATCGTAATTTGTACATTGAATACCTAATGTATCACAGAGATAATCAATCAGCTCATTTAATTGTTTCACAATCATAGATTTGTTTTTATCATAGTGAGTTGCTGCAATTAGCTCATTATAAGTAAGCATATAATTGTCATTGTTGATTAGTAATTCTATTCTAAAAATTAAATCGTAAGTTAAGTCAACATTAAATGCTCGTTTGAAAGGAATTTTTAAAGGTAAAAATTCCTTAAAAAATAATAACTCTTGGTCAGAGGATTCAAATCGATGAATCTGTTTAGATCGAAGTAAAGTACTATATACATAGAAATTAAATTTATCAGCGTCTAAAAGGTTTAGTGGTACAGGATGTGATGAAAGGGAAAATATCTTAAAAAGCTCTGAAAGTATGTCTAATTGGTCTTTTAGAAGCATTTGCTCAGAAGTCAGATAGTATTCTTTCAAAAAATAAGTAGTAAAAGTAATGATACTGCTCTCATCACCGACAAACTTAACTGGAGAAGTACTTATTTCAAAATGGTAATCAGGTTGCAGATGAGAATTGATTCGTCGAATCAGTCTTCTTAGAGTAGATTCACTAATGAACAGTTCTGTAGAAAGTGATTCTAGTGAATCGAAAGAGCCAGTTATCAATTTGTGAAGTAATGAGAACTCGGGGCTATTTTTTAGAAAACAAGAGTAAATATACTCTATGTTGGTATCATTAGGGAAAAAAATCATATATTCATTATTTGGTGCTTTAGTTATTTTGCAAGGAGATATCATTTCATTAATATCTGAAATGTCTTTCAACAAAGTGACAGTATTATAACCTAGCTCATTTTCTATACGTTTTAAACTATTGGAACGGTAAACAAATAAATAGTCTATTAAACTTAAACGTCTTTGCAAAGATTTAGATAAAATGTTACGCATATAGTAGATTCCTCCTGTAAGCCTATTCTACAAATCTATATTAAGTATACATAATAATGGAATTATTTGAAACTATGTGTGATTTTTTATTTAAAAAAAGCATAAAAATTTTATAAAATAAATTACCTAATGTTGTTTTTATTATAGTGAAAATGGCTAATATAATAGACTATAAGATTTTTTGTGTCAAAAATTATTTTTTTTCATATATTTTTTGACGCAAAAACATTTGGTAATTATATTATTATGATTATATTAAGAAAACAAAAATAAAGGAGATGAAGATCATCAAATCGTTTAGATAGATATTTGATTTTTAGAGGGTGTTGAAAGATTGATTCTTAACAAAGAAAACATATTAAATCTTTTAGAAAAGAAAGATAAAATTTTGTGTCACATTATAGAATATATCAGCAAATCAACAACCTCTGAATTGACCTATGAGGAGTTGGTTACTGTAGCTGATTTATCACCAATTACTATGAGCGAGGTAATAAAAGAATTGAGTGATGAGATTGATCAGCTTGGAACTAAAGAATATTTGGAAGTAAATGTACTTGGCAAGAATATTTACTATTTTAAAAAAGGAAAGAATTTTTCTTTAGATTTATTTTTCAGCAAAATGATAAAAAAGAGTACGTATTTCCAGATACTTCAGGATTTGTTTTATGGAAAAACAATAACCACAGAAAAATATACCCAAGAATTTTTTATAAGTAATTCATCGTTAGCCAGGAAATTCAGACACTTAAGGACATTTATTCAAAAGTTAGGGATGAAAATAATTAAGAGTAATGGTGTGTATTACTTAGATGGGAATGAAGAACGAATACGTTATTTCTACTATCTACTCTTTCGTGCCAGTCGAAGTTTTCCAAAGGACGGAGTAATAGTATCGAAGATAAGCGAGTCATTCAAAATGTTATACCCTAAAATGACTCAAAATTCTATAGATTCTTTTATTCTATACTTTAGTATTAGTAAACTGAGAGCATCAAAAGGCTATTTAGTTGAATCAAATAGTGGAGATTTTTTGATTATGAATAGATTAATTTCAAAAGAAAAATTCACAACTATGATACGTAAGTATTACTTGACAATGTTGTCAGAAGAGGATTTGGATAGAGAACTAGCTAGCCTATTTTTTTTTATAAGTACAAATAATTTACTCGACATGGAGACAGTATCAAATGTCTCTGCCTATTTAACACCTAGTACAATCAAGGATCAAGCTTTTGAAATGGCAAATCTAATTGTTTATCATATGGGCCACTTTATAGACATAGAGTTTCATCCGGATGAATACTTTTATCTAATTGCTAATTTGTACTTGGTTTTGAAAAAACAGGCACTCTTTTTTATTTCTGCAGACTTGGAATACAGCTTAACAGTAGAATCGCTAAAGTTAAATGAACTTTACTCTAAGTTTATAGAGTATTTTGAAATGAATACTCAAAAAGAGATTCCTTTGGGAATAGGAACGTTGCAGGTACTGTTTAATGAAGTGTTAAAAAAGAAGGGAAGGACACTAAAATTACTAGTTTACAGTAAATTTGGAGACAGAAACAAAGAAATTATAGAAGAAAAGCTTGCACAATTGATATTTTATCCTATTCTCTTCATTCAATCGTTCGTTGAACAGCCTGATATCATTGTAACAGATTATTATCTGGAAGGCATTAGTAATGCTGTTGTCTATATTATTGAGGATTATTCAGTACTTGGAGATATAGGACGGATTGCTCAAAGTATTAACACTAACTATTTCAATATTGAAAAGGAGAATGATTCGAATGAGGATAGGAATCATTAGTTTGTCAGAAAATTCTGATTTTAAAAAAATAGAGAATTATACTAATAAAGAGGTTGAATTTATACATGTAACTTTAAAAAATCTAGAAGAACTGCCTATAGAACAAACAGAGATAATCTATGTATATGATAAAGACAAATTGGATATTCGTGAGTATTGTGACTGCATTTTGAAAATCAGGAAAAAGAAAATGATTCCAATAATATTCATGATCAACTCTGTATCTAAGATAGACCGCTTAATTTTATTAAAAATGGGAGTGACTGCTTTTGTGGATTTGGATTATGATGTAGAGGAGCTTGTACTTACCGCAGAAAATAATTTAAATTTAAAATTGAATTTTGAGAGTGAGGAAAAAGAACTAGGAGAAATTTCATTTCAACTAGATGAGGGGAATCGAAGTGTACTTCTAAATGAAGAAGTCGAAGTTGGATTAACAAAAATCGAATACAAGTTGCTTTCTACAATCTATTCTGACAAAGCTACTGTTTTTAGCTATGAAAAACTGTTTAATGAGATATGGAATTGTGAATCGAAGAAAAGAAATGTGGATTTAAAAGATATGAAAACGAAAGTCGCAAATGTGGTCTTTCATTTACGAACAAAGTTCAAATTAGCCGGAGTAAGTCATGAATATATCCAGACAGTTCGTTCTAGAGGGTATAGATTTTATATGACCGCTTGAATTGTGAATTGCTTAATTTATATACTATAGAATAAAAAATGTGAGTCAAAAACTTTATTGTGGAGTATATATATTGCAGAAAATTGATATGATTTTCATTTTATAATAAATAGTATAAAAACTTATATTTTGAAAAGTATTGACTCATGTTAATGATGATGAAAAAAGGAGGAGTGAGTATGTATAAAGTTGGTTGGATTAAAATGTCAGCGGCAAACTCAGTTGAAAATGTTGATATGGAAAAATTAGAATCTATTTCAGTTGTTCAATTTGTAGGACTTCCTGATAGAGATGCTAGAAAAGAATTGGATGCTCTGATTATTGATGGATCAGGGTACTCCCCAACCAAAGAGTTGATGATCATTCAATGGCTAGTACAAGAAACACTACCGATGGTCTGGATTTATATGAAAGAAGCTGAATCATCAATAATTGATCTGTATGCTTCTATAGGAGTAACTGGAATAGTAACAAATAATTATTCTTTTGAAAGTATAGGGAAATTCGTAAAGAATACACTTCAAAAACATCAGATTGCTCTGACAAAAACTTTTGTTAGAAAACAAACCAATGAAACATCTTTAGTTTTAGATGAAAAAAACATTTCTGTGATAGTGAATGGAAGAGAGATTTTGTTGACCACTCATGAATACAAAGTGCTCTATTCACTTAAAAATCATCCTAATCAAACGGTTAGTTACAAAGAGTTGTTTCAAACAATATGGCCTGATGAACTATATCAAAGGGAATGTTCAAATTATAGAATCGCCAATCTTATTTCAAAATTACGAAAAAAAATTGAAAAAAATCCAAGTAAACCAAATTTTATTAAAACAACTCGTTCAATCGGTTATGTATATAAAGAATAGTTGTGAACGCACTCTATTTGTTGAGTATGAATAATTAATAGTATTCAAAAAAATAAATAGAAGTTTTTTTAAAGAGAGAGGAATTATTTTATGAAAAAAAATAGAATGTTAACATGTATAACGCTTGCAGCATTATTGTCACAAAATATATTACCATTATCAGCAGCTGCTGAAGTCTTAGAAAAAAATGTACAAACGGAAGACGTAACTAGTTCAGAAGTTGTTGAATCAGAATCCTCTGAATCAGAACAGACTGCTACGGAAGAGACAACAGAAACACCGATTCAACAGGATTCGTCTGAAAGTGAAGACGTTCCAGTTGAAGAAGAACATGTCGACGAAAATGTGGTGCCGCATGCTAGAGCAGTACCAGCTGGTATGGAGATTACAGATGAATTACTTCAGGAAATTAAAATTTATAATATGACAGATAATGTAGGCGCTGAATACAATACTAATGGTATAAATCGTATAGAAAATGGTGCAGCAGTTAAGTTGCAATTGGATTTCAATCAAGTTGGTACGTATCAAAGCGGAGATACGTATACGGTACCACTACCTGATTACATCGGATTAAGTGGAATTGATATAACACTTACAGGAAGTACATCAGCTAAAGCAACAGTGGACGCAGCCAATCGTCAATTAGTGGTTACCTTTACAGAAACGACTACAGACCCTAATTTTACAATCAACATTTTAACTTATCTAAAAGTAGAGGCTGGCATCAAACCAATTGTAACTCTTGATACAGCTGGAAAGACAGCTAAAACTTATACGTTTAATGCGTATGAAAAAGTAGAGGATATTAAGTTTATTAGTGATAAAAATGTATGGGGAATTTCTGGAGATATTTTTTATAACTTATCTCGATCACTTTCAGGAGAACAATTTTTAAATATCACTAATAGTGCTTTTACAACTATAGAAAACAACGGAATTCAACTGGCTTTAACAGATCCAGATAAGGGTATTACCGTAAAGTC from Enterococcus sp. 9D6_DIV0238 includes:
- a CDS encoding WxL domain-containing protein, with the translated sequence MKKMILTSLLISCVFVGSEQVMAVESVTTEGTATLEALEEGEAGSVAPILPDPDNSGGTGQTGLLTIDAVPQFDFKGEGLSGTFTDTLTASQSAANYTRNAQVTDRRGTGEGWSLGLNISPFKSNGTALRGMTMSIPVSVSPVNGNASNAPSIVNNIQGIVDTTNGLDAGPIVVAESGEGLGTWVTEFQNAEVTISDGNVAGAYHSTFTWSLSALPVGE
- a CDS encoding L-type lectin-domain containing protein, encoding MKMLKRMLLGILLSIPFFSWGFQSEASTNIPDRVSLDGIFTSDVGVSGNSATVVDDTAIITNGSANQVGALWSTPENLLDFTQDFNMVSYVNQGAAAAASGDGLVFLLKSAGNTFTSSGAAMGALGENRYQGALGIPNSIGIEFDLYGNKASADGFFDNGITGPFNNNHIAVVYPGTSTGYTDNFNIFGSTRYVNHHSLITNVNLASGNWTRLELNWKANEQDYTKGILTFKINDQEPIQISPEYLNSQIFQNGLSSEAFWGFTGSTGPTYKADQRVIFERVPGLVNADTSIRMFDGNGQEILENGTVNGGSEVTIAIEAEWLSGKQNWTDIDLTTIIPNGMNLVENTTKVNDEIIEDSLIWADNSLNIPSGIIPNLGEHNNNPTNKASITFKAKIINDDFYSQSITSRLAGRNAVYESVPFNFNVADVTIEAKILSHQNDEVILDNDIDSFLVEFGWTNENSLLLTHSIQLEQNGQFELIKEFEGTEIEVSGSFTYDIFESFLQLPYGQFNLHYNVTNQETGATSSAKIALYKQNAPTVSISPLENQSIFTVGERIPLNVSISDRDSESIRLFGKLSNNELIDFGIYQLSQLEEKDVALEVDTSNLEFGKYTFELWGVDAEENESDIARLNDLFIQGTLSITSFPSSFNSGPIKIGGGDVKVEDMSPVTVLDQRLFNEEWKLQVNLVGSNFVNKNNVTSQNYFAHDSFLYYKINGEKFSITTTPTDILQSKEDADGEYTLDQEGENGFYINPTNSMIQGTYEGTLNWNLISAPI
- a CDS encoding helix-turn-helix domain-containing protein, which encodes MRNILSKSLQRRLSLIDYLFVYRSNSLKRIENELGYNTVTLLKDISDINEMISPCKITKAPNNEYMIFFPNDTNIEYIYSCFLKNSPEFSLLHKLITGSFDSLESLSTELFISESTLRRLIRRINSHLQPDYHFEISTSPVKFVGDESSIITFTTYFLKEYYLTSEQMLLKDQLDILSELFKIFSLSSHPVPLNLLDADKFNFYVYSTLLRSKQIHRFESSDQELLFFKEFLPLKIPFKRAFNVDLTYDLIFRIELLINNDNYMLTYNELIAATHYDKNKSMIVKQLNELIDYLCDTLGIQCTNYDNLLLTLYNFTTLTYGMEFVLFSRYKFFLNAMTDYYPSFFNSIKNKVNELLSYTHLEKAHEFVYYLLLNWIELQKALYKFNPKMNVGIYFYTDIDHNYWMKQFLKEHFSEKLSITVLYEKQSSIIRQNFKTYDLILTNQPLLAKKYSNVLCCSVFPTEEQLAKIKNFYTSWIQNHI
- a CDS encoding helix-turn-helix domain-containing protein, whose amino-acid sequence is MILNKENILNLLEKKDKILCHIIEYISKSTTSELTYEELVTVADLSPITMSEVIKELSDEIDQLGTKEYLEVNVLGKNIYYFKKGKNFSLDLFFSKMIKKSTYFQILQDLFYGKTITTEKYTQEFFISNSSLARKFRHLRTFIQKLGMKIIKSNGVYYLDGNEERIRYFYYLLFRASRSFPKDGVIVSKISESFKMLYPKMTQNSIDSFILYFSISKLRASKGYLVESNSGDFLIMNRLISKEKFTTMIRKYYLTMLSEEDLDRELASLFFFISTNNLLDMETVSNVSAYLTPSTIKDQAFEMANLIVYHMGHFIDIEFHPDEYFYLIANLYLVLKKQALFFISADLEYSLTVESLKLNELYSKFIEYFEMNTQKEIPLGIGTLQVLFNEVLKKKGRTLKLLVYSKFGDRNKEIIEEKLAQLIFYPILFIQSFVEQPDIIVTDYYLEGISNAVVYIIEDYSVLGDIGRIAQSINTNYFNIEKENDSNEDRNH
- a CDS encoding winged helix-turn-helix domain-containing protein codes for the protein MRIGIISLSENSDFKKIENYTNKEVEFIHVTLKNLEELPIEQTEIIYVYDKDKLDIREYCDCILKIRKKKMIPIIFMINSVSKIDRLILLKMGVTAFVDLDYDVEELVLTAENNLNLKLNFESEEKELGEISFQLDEGNRSVLLNEEVEVGLTKIEYKLLSTIYSDKATVFSYEKLFNEIWNCESKKRNVDLKDMKTKVANVVFHLRTKFKLAGVSHEYIQTVRSRGYRFYMTA
- a CDS encoding winged helix family transcriptional regulator; the encoded protein is MYKVGWIKMSAANSVENVDMEKLESISVVQFVGLPDRDARKELDALIIDGSGYSPTKELMIIQWLVQETLPMVWIYMKEAESSIIDLYASIGVTGIVTNNYSFESIGKFVKNTLQKHQIALTKTFVRKQTNETSLVLDEKNISVIVNGREILLTTHEYKVLYSLKNHPNQTVSYKELFQTIWPDELYQRECSNYRIANLISKLRKKIEKNPSKPNFIKTTRSIGYVYKE